The following are from one region of the Vitis riparia cultivar Riparia Gloire de Montpellier isolate 1030 chromosome 14, EGFV_Vit.rip_1.0, whole genome shotgun sequence genome:
- the LOC117930736 gene encoding chalcone synthase-like, which yields MVSVGEIRKSQRAEGPATVLAIGTATPANCVYQADYPDYYFRITNSEHMTELKEKFKRMCEKSMINKRYMHLTEEILKENPNVCAYMAPSLDARQDMVVVEVPKLGKEAAVKAIKEWGQPKSKITHLVFCTTSGVDMPGADYQLTKLLGLKPSVKRLMMYQQGCFAGGTVLRLAKDLAENNAGARVLVVCSEITAVTFRGPSDTHLDSLVGQALFGDGAAAIIIGADPDTKIERPLFELVSAAQTILPDSEGAIDGHLREVGLTFHLLKDVPGLISKNIEKSLVEAFKPIGISDWNSLFWIAHPGGPAILDQVELKLGLKEEKLRATRHVLSEYGNMSSACVLFILDEMRKKSIEEGKGTTGEGLEWGVLFGFGPGLTVETVVLHSLATQSTH from the exons ATGGTGTCAGTGGGGGAAATCAGAAAGTCCCAAAGAGCTGAGGGTCCAGCCACGGTTCTGGCTATCGGCACGGCCACTCCAGCCAACTGTGTCTACCAGGCTGACTATCCTGATTACTACTTCCGCATCACCAACAGCGAGCATATGACCGAATTGAAAGAGAAGTTCAAGCGCATGT GTGAAAAATCCATGATAAACAAACGCTACATGCACCTCACTGAAGAAATTCTCAAGGAGAACCCCAACGTCTGTGCTTACATGGCCCCATCTCTTGATGCCCGTCAAgacatggtggtggttgaagtACCAAAGCTTGGCAAGGAAGCTGCTGTCAAGGCCATCAAAGAATGGGGCCAGCCCAAATCCAAGATCACCCACCTTGTCTTCTGCACCACCTCCGGTGTTGACATGCCCGGTGCTGACTATCAACTCACCAAGCTGCTCGGCCTCAAACCCTCCGTCAAGAGGCTGATGATGTACCAACAGGGCTGCTTTGCTGGAGGCACCGTCCTCCGCCTTGCCAAGGATCTTGCCGAGAACAACGCCGGCGCCCGTGTTTTGGTCGTCTGCTCTGAAATCACCGCCGTCACTTTCCGAGGCCCCTCTGACACCCACCTGGATTCTCTCGTGGGTCAGGCGCTTTTCGGTGATGGTGCAGCTGCCATTATCATTGGTGCAGACCCAGATACCAAAATCGAGCGCCCACTCTTCGAACTCGTCTCTGCAGCTCAGACTATTCTCCCCGACTCCGAGGGTGCAATCGATGGACACCTGCGCGAAGTGGGTCTCACTTTCCATTTACTGAAAGACGTCCCAGGGTTGATTTCCAAGAACATAGAGAAGAGCTTGGTGGAAGCCTTCAAGCCGATCGGCATCAGCGACTGGAACTCCTTGTTCTGGATCGCTCACCCCGGTGGCCCAGCAATTTTAGACCAGGTTGAGTTGAAACTGGGTCTGAAGGAAGAGAAACTGAGAGCAACTCGACACGTTCTGAGCGAGTATGGGAACATGTCTAGTGCATGCGTGCTGTTTATCCTGGACGAAATGAGGAAAAAGTCGATCGAAGAAGGAAAGGGCACCACAGGGGAAGGCCTGGAATGGGGCGTTCTGTTTGGATTTGGACCAGGTCTCACCGTTGAAACCGTTGTGTTGCACAGCCTTGCTACACAATCGACTCACTGA
- the LOC117930802 gene encoding chalcone synthase: MVSVAEIRKAQRAEGPATVLAIGTATPANCVYQADYPDYYFRITNSEHMTELKEKFKRMCEKSMINKRYMHLTEEILKENPNVCAYMAPSLDARQDMVVVEVPKLGKEAAVKAIKEWGQPKSKITHLVFCTTSGVDMPGADYQLTKLLGLKPSVKRLMMYQQGCFAGGTVLRLAKDLAENNAGSRVLVVCSEITAVTFRGPSDTHLDSLVGQALFGDGAAAVIIGADPDTKIERPLFELVSAAQTILPDSEGAIDGHLREVGLTFHLLKDVPGLISKNIEKSLVEAFKPIGISDWNSLFWIAHPGGPAILDQVELKLGLKEEKLRATRHVLSEYGNMSSACVLFILDEMRKKSIEEGKASTGEGLEWGVLFGFGPGLTVETVVLHSVCAPAAH, translated from the exons ATGGTGTCAGTTGCGGAAATTAGAAAGGCCCAGAGAGCTGAGGGTCCCGCCACGGTTCTGGCTATTGGCACGGCCACTCCGGCCAACTGTGTCTACCAGGCAGACTACCCTGATTACTACTTCCGGATCACCAACAGTGAGCACATGACCGAGTTGAAGGAGAAGTTCAAGCGCATGT GTGAAAAATCCATGATAAACAAACGCTACATGCACCTCACTGAAGAAATTCTCAAGGAGAACCCCAACGTCTGTGCCTACATGGCCCCATCTCTTGATGCCCGTCAAGACATGGTGGTGGTGGAAGTACCAAAGCTTGGCAAGGAAGCTGCTGTCAAGGCCATCAAGGAATGGGGCCAGCCCAAATCCAAGATCACCCACCTTGTCTTCTGCACCACCTCCGGCGTTGACATGCCCGGTGCTGACTATCAACTCACCAAGCTGCTCGGCCTCAAACCCTCCGTCAAGAGGCTGATGATGTACCAACAGGGCTGCTTTGCTGGCGGCACCGTCCTCCGCCTTGCCAAGGATCTTGCTGAGAACAACGCCGGCTCTCGTGTTCTGGTCGTCTGCTCTGAAATCACAGCTGTCACTTTCCGAGGCCCGTCTGACACCCACTTGGACTCCCTCGTGGGTCAGGCACTTTTCGGTGATGGTGCAGCTGCCGTTATCATTGGCGCAGACCCGGATACCAAAATTGAACGCCCACTGTTCGAGCTCGTCTCCGCGGCTCAGACCATCCTCCCTGACTCCGAAGGAGCAATCGACGGACACTTGCGAGAAGTGGGCCTCACCTTTCATTTACTGAAAGACGTCCCAGGGTTGATTTCCAAGAACATAGAAAAGAGCTTGGTGGAAGCCTTCAAGCCGATCGGCATCAGCGACTGGAACTCCTTGTTCTGGATCGCTCACCCCGGCGGCCCAGCAATTTTAGACCAGGTTGAGTTAAAGCTGGGTCTGAAGGAAGAGAAACTAAGAGCAACTCGGCACGTTCTGAGCGAGTATGGGAACATGTCGAGTGCATGCGTGTTGTTTATCCTGGACGAAATGAGGAAAAAGTCAATTGAAGAAGGGAAAGCCAGCACAGGTGAAGGGTTGGAATGGGGGGTACTGTTTGGATTCGGCCCAGGTCTCACGGTTGAGACTGTTGTCTTGCACAGTGTGTGTGCACCAGCGGCTCACTGA
- the LOC117931005 gene encoding histidine biosynthesis bifunctional protein hisIE, chloroplastic translates to MAVSYSHCLQSLRVTPRSRLFVSNVDCWRDNRIMKSYSPVSASSKKPHQDLSLEAKVETLLDSVKWDDKGLAVAIAQNVDTGAVLMQGFVNRDALATTISSQKATFYSRSRSKLWTKGETSLNFINIHDIFLDCDRDSIIYLGKPDGPTCHTGSETCYYSSVFDLLKNPQGEESNNLALTTLYSLESTISQRKAEVASPQNGKPSWTKRLLLDDKLLCSKIREEADELCRTHEENEDKSRTASEMADVLYHTMVLLSLKDVKMEEVLQVLRHRFSQSGIEEKKSRATQG, encoded by the exons ATGGCGGTTTCCTATTCGCACTGTCTTCAATCTCTGAGGGTTACTCCCAGAAGTCGCCTCTTTGTTTCTAATGTTGATTGCTGGAGAGACAACCGCATTATGAAGTCCTACTCTCCGGTTTCTGCTTCCTCCAAGAAACCCCACCAAGATCTTTCCCTTGAAGCTAAG GTTGAAACATTGTTAGACAGTGTGAAGTGGGATGACAAAGGTTTGGCAGTGGCAATAGCCCAAAATGTCGACACAGGAGCAGTTTTAATGCAAGGCTTTGTAAACAGGGATGCACTAGCTACAACCATTTCCTCTCAGAAAGCAACATTCTACAGCCGGTCGAGGTCAAAGTTGTGGACAAAGGGGGAGACGTCATtgaatttcattaatattcatgACATTTTTCTTGATTGTGATCGTGATTcg ATAATATACCTTGGGAAGCCTGATGGGCCTACTTGCCACACTGGATCTGAAACTTGCTATTATTCATCAGTAtttgatttgttaaaaaatCCTCAG GGTGAAGAGAGTAACAATTTGGCATTAACGACATTGTACTCTTTAGAATCCACAATTTCCCAGCGAAAAGCTGAAGTAGCATCCCCACAAAATGGAAAACCTTCATGGACAAAACGACTGCTACTTGATGACAAGTTGCTGTGCTCAAAAATTCG GGAAGAGGCAGACGAGTTGTGTCGAACGCACGAGGAAAACGAGGATAAGTCGCGAACTGCCTCAGAGATGGCTGATGTACTCTATCATACCATGGTCCTGCTGTCACTGAAAGATGTAAAAATGGAAGAGGTTCTCCAAGTCCTCAGACACAGATTTTCTCAATCAGGtattgaggaaaagaaaagccGGGCCACACAAGGTTAA